From the Shewanella amazonensis SB2B genome, one window contains:
- a CDS encoding lytic murein transglycosylase, whose amino-acid sequence MKSIFCTSLSALALMSATVMAQSADSGGFADYLAGLKDVAASQNQIRPQTLDTVFPKIKEFRLAKSDTGEPAAAPATNLDTFLPQTLNDALVDEAKFQYQGHAETLNRIGKQYGVQPRFIVALWGLESRYGRESGVYPVLSVTASKAFNKEKEAFFREQFFAALKIIDSSSWQPDDLLATPDGRMGQPKLLPQAFLSAAKDGDDDGKADIWSNPADVFATLAYSLQQAGWREDETWGRQVKIPGDFDMSQAAAGNKKSFSQWQALGVRRFDGTDLPARADMKVEMVMPDGPKGRVYLVYDNYLALKRWHDSDYFALAVVHLSDRIKFQLGE is encoded by the coding sequence GTGAAGTCAATATTCTGTACTTCCCTATCAGCGTTGGCACTGATGTCTGCCACTGTGATGGCGCAAAGCGCAGACAGTGGCGGTTTCGCCGACTATCTGGCTGGTCTTAAAGACGTGGCCGCCAGCCAAAACCAAATCCGTCCGCAAACCTTAGATACTGTTTTCCCAAAGATTAAGGAGTTTCGCCTCGCGAAGAGTGATACGGGTGAACCCGCAGCAGCGCCAGCGACTAATCTCGATACTTTTTTGCCACAAACCCTGAATGATGCCCTCGTAGACGAAGCAAAATTTCAATATCAGGGGCATGCAGAAACCCTGAACCGTATTGGTAAGCAATATGGTGTTCAGCCGCGCTTTATCGTAGCGCTTTGGGGGCTTGAGTCCCGCTATGGCCGAGAGTCCGGTGTGTACCCTGTATTGTCTGTCACCGCGTCAAAGGCCTTCAATAAAGAGAAGGAAGCCTTTTTTCGTGAACAGTTTTTTGCTGCTCTCAAAATAATCGACAGCAGCAGTTGGCAGCCCGATGACTTGCTTGCGACACCCGATGGCCGCATGGGGCAGCCCAAGTTACTACCTCAGGCCTTTTTGTCAGCAGCAAAAGATGGCGATGATGATGGCAAAGCCGATATCTGGAGCAATCCTGCGGATGTATTTGCAACGCTTGCTTACTCGCTGCAACAGGCCGGTTGGCGTGAAGATGAAACCTGGGGACGTCAGGTTAAAATTCCTGGCGATTTTGATATGTCTCAGGCTGCCGCAGGGAATAAGAAGTCCTTTTCCCAGTGGCAGGCCTTGGGGGTAAGGCGCTTTGATGGCACCGATTTACCTGCCAGGGCCGATATGAAGGTCGAGATGGTCATGCCCGATGGACCTAAAGGCAGGGTCTATTTGGTTTACGACAACTATCTTGCGCTCAAACGTTGGCATGACAGTGACTATTTTGCCCTGGCGGTGGTGCATCTTTCGGATCGCATCAAGTTTCAACTGGGCGAATAA
- a CDS encoding YcgL domain-containing protein codes for MICAVYKSSRKQETYLFVPKRDDFSQVPEPLLQMFGTPLLVMLLPLDRKEKLGIADIDKVRSELAQKGYYLQLPPPKDNLLTQHRRDLGIED; via the coding sequence ATGATATGTGCCGTTTATAAAAGCAGCCGTAAGCAAGAAACCTACTTATTCGTACCCAAAAGAGATGATTTCAGCCAGGTGCCAGAGCCTTTATTACAGATGTTTGGTACACCTTTGCTGGTAATGCTGTTGCCGCTCGACAGGAAAGAGAAGCTTGGGATTGCCGATATCGACAAAGTGCGCAGCGAACTCGCTCAAAAAGGCTATTATTTGCAATTGCCACCCCCTAAAGATAATTTACTGACGCAACACCGCCGCGATTTAGGCATAGAGGATTGA
- the minC gene encoding septum site-determining protein MinC, giving the protein MRKASLELKGSSFTLSVLHINTSDLDSITLDLDKKLAQAPQFFIGAPLVLNLSAVEDGKLDLAALKDLLVSRQLVIVGVTGASEALSEQAKACGLASVKAGKQTQMPSPPSEPRTTRIVRQNVRSGQQIYVKNGDLIIFGAVGNGAEVIADGSIHIYGALRGKAMAGANGERDAVILASHLEPELISIAGQYWLTENLQKHGVTAKSGCVRLDGDSLTVEALPL; this is encoded by the coding sequence ATGCGAAAAGCAAGCCTTGAATTAAAGGGATCTTCTTTTACGCTGTCGGTATTGCATATCAATACCTCCGATTTGGACAGCATCACCTTGGACCTCGACAAGAAACTGGCGCAAGCGCCACAGTTTTTTATCGGAGCCCCTTTGGTACTGAATCTATCCGCCGTCGAAGACGGAAAATTGGACTTGGCAGCACTTAAAGATCTGCTGGTATCACGTCAACTGGTGATTGTTGGTGTGACCGGCGCCAGTGAAGCACTGTCTGAGCAGGCCAAGGCCTGTGGGCTTGCCTCGGTCAAAGCCGGTAAGCAGACACAGATGCCCTCTCCCCCATCCGAGCCCAGAACCACCCGTATCGTGCGGCAAAACGTCCGTTCCGGGCAGCAGATCTACGTTAAAAATGGCGATTTGATTATCTTCGGCGCCGTCGGAAACGGCGCCGAGGTGATTGCCGATGGCAGTATTCATATTTACGGCGCACTCAGGGGCAAGGCCATGGCCGGTGCCAATGGCGAGCGGGATGCAGTTATCCTGGCCAGCCACCTGGAGCCCGAACTTATTTCCATCGCGGGTCAATACTGGCTGACTGAAAATTTACAAAAGCATGGTGTGACCGCGAAAAGCGGCTGTGTGCGCCTCGATGGTGACTCACTAACAGTAGAAGCACTGCCATTGTGA